From the Euphorbia lathyris chromosome 6, ddEupLath1.1, whole genome shotgun sequence genome, one window contains:
- the LOC136233238 gene encoding uncharacterized protein, which produces MSLVAGSYEKFIWGFKLRPLKHSDSQQTLTLTQLFSYSSHLAPITTAAASGPVAASGSSDDTIHVYDISSTSSLGTLHHHSSSITSLSFFTPPSFSFPRNLLSASADGSVCIFDADPFVHLKTIRAHRKGVNDLSLHPSGKLALTVGRDECLAMLNLVRGRRSFYCRLGKEASLVKFDLSGDKFFMVTEEKVGIHEAEDAKLVTELDCPKRVLCAAPGENGLLFTGGEDRNITAWDTNSGKVAYCIEGAHSSRVKGIVVLTKNDVAAAEDPYLLASASSDGVIRVWDARMAVKDKPNPLAETNTKSRLTCLAGSSLKSGKMQRYISNNNSRSDE; this is translated from the exons ATGAGTCTAGTAGCAGGCTCTTACGAGAAATTTATTTGGGGTTTCAAGCTTAGACCTTTGAAACACTCCGATTCCCAGCAAACCTTAACCCTAACCCAACTCTTCTCCTACTCTTCCCACCTTGCCCCCATCACCACCGCCGCTGCCTCTGGCCCCGTCGCTGCATCCGGTTCCTCGGATGACACCATTCATGTCTACGACATCTCCTCCACTTCCTCTCTCGGCACCCTCCACCATCATTCCTCCTCCATCACCTCCCTTTCCTTCTTCACGCCTCCCTCTTTCTCATTCCCCCGCAACCTTCTTTCTGCCTCCGCCGACGGCTCCGTCTGCATCTTTGATGCTGATCCTTTCGTCCACCTAAAGACTATACGGGCTCATAGGAAAGGAGTGAATGACTTGTCCTTACATCCATCTGGTAAATTGGCTCTTACTGTGGGAAGAGACGAGTGTTTGGCGATGTTGAATTTGGTGAGGGGAAGACGGAGTTTTTATTGTAGACTTGGGAAGGAAGCAAGTTTGGTCAAGTTTGATTTGAGTGGAGACAAGTTTTTTATGGTAACAGAAGAGAAGGTTGGGATTCATGAGGCTGAAGATGCCAAATTGGTGACTGAGCTTGATTGTCCCAAACGGGTTCTTTGTGCTGCACCTGGAGAG AATGGCCTCCTATTTACTGGTGGAGAGGACCGGAATATCACAGCATGGGACACTAACAGTGGTAAAGTTGCATACTGCATTGAGGGCGCACATTCTTCCCGTGTTAAAGGTATTGTTGTGCTTACTAAGAATGATGTTGCTGCTGCTGAGGATCCATATTTATTGGCTTCTGCATCATCGGATGGAGTTATACGAGTATGGGATGCTCGCATGGCTGTGAAGGATAAGCCAAATCCTTTGGCCGAGACTAACACAAAATCTAGGCTGACTTGTCTTGCTGGATCATCTCTTAAAT CTGGTAAAATGCAACGTTATATTTCAAACAACAACAGTCGATCGGATGAATGA